The sequence below is a genomic window from Anaerobranca californiensis DSM 14826.
TTTCTTATACAATAATCTAAGGTTTTGAAAATTGCTTGTGGCCGCGAAAAAGTAATTACTACATTGTATTGAGTATATTCTTCCATATGTAATTCTTCAGAACTAATCCCTTTAACTTTTGTAAAAAAGGAATCTTCTAAAGCTAATTCAAAGGTTTTTTGACCCATTTTCCCTGTACTTAAGATTAATAAATCCATAAAACAACTTCCTTTCTTATAAATTACAACGTACAATTTTTAATCCAATTGATAAAATACTCTTTACCTTGAATATATATTCCTACACAATCAATTCTAAAGGGTTTACTGATCTTTTCTTTAATGAGATAATATTGAGCTAATTTGACTAATTTATTTAACTTTTTCTTGTCTATTCCTTCTAACGGATCACCAAACTTTAAATTAGTTCTAGTTTTAACTTCACAGAATACTATAGTTTCTTCATCTTGTAAAATTAAATCTATCTCTCCTAATTTACATCTAAAATTTTTTCTAATAAAAATAAGTCCTTGACTTTGTAAATATTGTGAAGCTAAATCTTCCCCTTTTTTAGCTAATTGTTGTTTATTCATAAATAACTTCCTCAATAAATAACTCAGG
It includes:
- a CDS encoding YraN family protein; translated protein: MNKQQLAKKGEDLASQYLQSQGLIFIRKNFRCKLGEIDLILQDEETIVFCEVKTRTNLKFGDPLEGIDKKKLNKLVKLAQYYLIKEKISKPFRIDCVGIYIQGKEYFINWIKNCTL